The Medicago truncatula cultivar Jemalong A17 chromosome 4, MtrunA17r5.0-ANR, whole genome shotgun sequence genome includes a region encoding these proteins:
- the LOC11417459 gene encoding E3 ubiquitin-protein ligase BIG BROTHER — MSWNPHMEVHYNNVSYPYNTAGSFIEYFEGLTYEHVNFIFSGASHAQESQYPANSNFYKFGLSEPENTSYYRYNHGYEVNHHEPLVDEYRRPSENSSTISEPTLVVSPEWGEDGNTDTQDNSFECPRRHHSNSNDSQVIWQDNIDPDNMTYEELLELGEAVGTQSRGLTQEQISLLPVSKFKCGFFFRKKSRNERCVICQMEYKRGDKRITLPCKHLYHASCGNKWLTINKACPICYTEVFADKSKQK, encoded by the exons ATGAGTTGGAATCCGCACATGGAAGTTCATTACAATAACGTCAGCTATCCCTATAATACAGCAGGAAGCtttattgaatattttgaaGGCCTCACCTACGAGcatgttaactttattttttccgGCGCATCACATGCTCAG GAGAGTCAGTACCCTGCAAATTCAAACTTTTACAAGTTTGGGTTATCGGAACCTGAGAATACTTCATACTACCGCTACAATCATGGTTATGAGGTAAATCATCATGAACCACTTGTGGATGAGTATAGGAGGCCTTCAGAAAATTCTTCAACGATAAGTGAACCGACTCTGGTTGTAAGCCCGGAATGGGGAGAAGATGGAAACACCGATACACAAGACAATTCTTTTGAAT GTCCACGAAGACATCATAGTAATTCCAATGATTCTCAG GTCATTTGGCAAGACAATATTGATCCCGACAACATGACCTATGAG GAATTACTTGAATTAGGGGAGGCTGTTGGAACTCAAAGCCGTGGTCTCACCCAAGAACAGATCTCCTTGCTTCCAGTTTCAAAGTTCAAGTGTGGGTTCTTCTTTAGGAAGAAGTCACGGAATGAGAG ATGCGTGATTTGCCAGATGGAATATAAAAGAGGGGACAAGAGGATTACTTTGCCATGCAAACATCTCTATCATGCTAGTTGTGGGAACAAATGGCTTACCATTAATAAG GCTTGCCCTATATGTTATACAGAAGTATTTGCcgacaaatcaaaacaaaaataa